Proteins from one Natrinema salinisoli genomic window:
- a CDS encoding metal ABC transporter permease — protein MSQSRSLRRRLELVGIGLTAILAVAMLGVLAVDALRSYPVFGGLYDQTRIAGRLLDSVLGTNVFSHPFIWRSVATGVLIGIVAPLVGTYLVHREMALIGETLAHTAFAGVAIGLLVNATTGWDGPLMVVALVVGVLGALGVQWLIERTDTYGDVPIAIMLTGSFAIGTLIISLDRTTGIDVRDYLFGNISVVTPSGAQLMAVISVLVVVTVVATYKQLLFITFDEQAARVARLNVTWYNTLLIVMTAVVVVGAIQILGVILVAAMLVVPVATATQLAYSFRETLYLSILFGQIAVIGGFVVSISQGLPTGGSIVVVAIACYLLAILASSRSTAAISTH, from the coding sequence ATGAGTCAGTCCAGATCTCTCCGACGACGACTCGAACTGGTCGGTATCGGTCTGACCGCGATCCTCGCGGTCGCGATGCTCGGCGTGTTAGCGGTCGACGCGTTGCGGTCGTACCCCGTCTTCGGTGGGTTGTACGACCAGACGCGGATCGCGGGTCGGTTGCTGGATAGCGTTCTCGGGACGAACGTGTTCTCCCATCCGTTCATCTGGCGGTCAGTCGCGACGGGAGTTCTGATCGGGATCGTCGCACCGCTGGTCGGGACCTACCTCGTCCACCGCGAGATGGCCCTCATCGGCGAGACGCTGGCGCACACGGCGTTCGCCGGGGTCGCGATCGGGCTTCTCGTGAACGCGACGACCGGCTGGGACGGCCCGCTGATGGTCGTCGCGCTGGTTGTGGGCGTTCTCGGTGCCCTCGGCGTTCAGTGGCTGATCGAGCGGACCGACACCTACGGCGACGTGCCGATCGCGATCATGCTGACCGGCAGTTTCGCGATCGGGACGCTCATCATCAGTCTGGATCGAACGACCGGAATCGACGTCAGGGACTACCTCTTCGGCAATATCTCCGTCGTCACCCCGTCCGGGGCGCAGCTGATGGCCGTCATCAGCGTCCTCGTCGTCGTCACCGTCGTCGCGACCTACAAGCAACTGCTCTTCATCACCTTCGACGAGCAAGCCGCCCGGGTCGCTCGACTCAACGTCACCTGGTACAACACGCTGCTGATCGTGATGACCGCCGTCGTCGTCGTCGGCGCGATCCAGATTCTCGGCGTGATCCTCGTCGCCGCGATGCTCGTCGTTCCCGTCGCAACTGCCACGCAGCTCGCCTACAGCTTCCGGGAAACCCTGTACCTCTCGATACTGTTCGGGCAGATAGCAGTTATCGGTGGCTTCGTCGTCTCGATCTCGCAGGGACTCCCAACCGGCGGCTCGATCGTCGTCGTCGCCATCGCCTGTTACCTCCTCGCAATCCTCGCCTCGAGCCGGTCGACGGCCGCCATTTCGACGCACTAG
- a CDS encoding metal ABC transporter ATP-binding protein → MTVVDLENVSFAYGEQPAVSNVSLTVEEGDFLGLIGPNGSGKTTLLHLMLGLRSPDSGSIELFGEPVAEFDDGERIGYVSQQATSGGGSMPVTVREAVTMGRFAHAGHGRLSDADRAAVDDALETVGIAELADRQVNELSGGQRQRAYIARALASEADLLALDEPTVGVDAESRDAFYQLLELLNDSGITIILIEHDIGVVTDRANRIACINTELYHHGDTESFVESDALTEAYGATGQVVHHHH, encoded by the coding sequence GTGACCGTCGTCGATCTCGAGAACGTATCGTTCGCCTACGGCGAGCAGCCGGCCGTCAGTAACGTCTCGCTGACGGTCGAGGAAGGCGACTTTCTCGGGTTGATCGGCCCGAACGGCTCGGGCAAGACGACCCTCTTGCATCTCATGCTCGGGCTTCGCAGTCCCGACAGCGGTTCGATCGAGCTCTTCGGCGAGCCCGTCGCCGAGTTCGACGACGGCGAGCGGATCGGCTACGTCTCTCAACAGGCGACGAGCGGCGGCGGCTCGATGCCGGTTACCGTCCGCGAGGCCGTCACCATGGGCCGATTCGCCCACGCGGGCCACGGGCGGCTCTCCGACGCGGACCGCGCGGCCGTCGACGACGCCCTCGAGACGGTCGGCATCGCAGAACTGGCCGACCGACAGGTCAACGAGCTCTCGGGCGGCCAGCGCCAGCGGGCCTACATTGCACGCGCGCTGGCCTCCGAGGCGGACCTGTTGGCTCTCGACGAGCCGACCGTCGGCGTCGACGCCGAGTCCCGCGACGCGTTCTACCAGTTGCTCGAGTTGCTCAACGACTCGGGAATCACGATCATCCTGATCGAACACGACATCGGCGTCGTCACGGATCGGGCGAACCGAATCGCCTGCATCAACACGGAACTCTACCATCACGGAGACACGGAATCGTTCGTCGAAAGCGACGCCCTGACCGAGGCCTACGGCGCGACGGGCCAGGTCGTCCATCACCATCACTGA
- a CDS encoding metal ABC transporter substrate-binding protein, with translation MDVTRRALVKTGAGAVATGALAGCLDDVGSASAGFEDGYAAFFTLWDWAEQVSGDAVAFENPVGTGEAGHGWSPGGDLTREIASAGAFVYLDTPEFSWAQDIASTLETDYDSVTVIDGLEGLDDELLGWDHEVDAGGHDDGHEDEHNESHEDGNESHEDDHNESHEGGHDHDETSIDPHVWLDPVLAQDVVTTIATGLADADPDNAETYEDNAAEYVAELEDLDQQFEDLIDAADRRVAVFAGHDSFTYLQERYGFEIHTPVGVSAQDQATTEDMAATIDLVDEEGIETILYNPFKATDGSYQMVENILEGSNATDAMPITHLSGTLGQWQEKGWGYRDQMEEINLPAFREVLDAQ, from the coding sequence ATGGACGTTACACGACGAGCGCTGGTGAAGACGGGTGCCGGCGCAGTCGCGACTGGCGCCCTCGCCGGTTGCCTCGACGACGTCGGCAGTGCCAGCGCGGGATTCGAGGACGGGTACGCCGCCTTCTTTACCCTGTGGGACTGGGCCGAGCAGGTTAGCGGCGACGCTGTCGCGTTCGAGAACCCCGTGGGAACTGGCGAAGCGGGACACGGCTGGTCTCCCGGTGGAGACCTCACTCGAGAGATTGCCAGTGCCGGGGCGTTCGTCTACCTCGATACGCCCGAGTTCTCCTGGGCCCAGGATATCGCGTCGACACTCGAGACCGACTACGACTCCGTCACCGTGATCGACGGCCTCGAAGGTCTCGACGACGAGCTGCTCGGCTGGGATCACGAGGTCGATGCCGGCGGCCACGACGATGGCCACGAGGACGAGCACAACGAGTCGCACGAAGACGGCAACGAATCGCACGAGGACGATCACAACGAGTCACACGAGGGCGGTCACGACCACGACGAAACGTCGATCGACCCCCACGTCTGGCTCGATCCCGTGCTCGCTCAGGACGTCGTCACCACTATCGCGACCGGCCTCGCCGACGCCGATCCGGATAACGCCGAAACGTACGAGGATAACGCCGCCGAGTACGTCGCCGAGCTCGAGGACCTCGATCAGCAGTTCGAAGACCTGATCGACGCGGCCGACCGGCGGGTCGCCGTCTTCGCCGGCCACGATTCGTTCACCTACCTGCAGGAGCGATACGGGTTCGAGATCCACACGCCCGTCGGCGTCTCCGCGCAGGATCAGGCTACCACCGAGGATATGGCCGCAACGATCGACCTCGTCGACGAAGAGGGGATCGAGACCATCCTCTACAACCCGTTCAAGGCGACCGACGGATCGTATCAGATGGTGGAGAACATCCTCGAGGGAAGCAACGCCACGGACGCGATGCCGATCACGCACCTGTCCGGGACGCTCGGGCAATGGCAGGAGAAGGGATGGGGGTACCGCGACCAAATGGAAGAAATAAACCTGCCCGCGTTCAGAGAGGTACTAGACGCACAGTGA
- a CDS encoding YhjD/YihY/BrkB family envelope integrity protein produces MGSNVRGALPFAKSVVTGIQEKNVTFMAASIAYQAFISLIPLLVLVFFLVSFLGNEGLATQVSAATEGFLPESGQIILEDGIEGSTGSVGTSVIGLLVLLWGSLKIFRGLDTAFSEIYASTEENSLVDQLRDGIVVFGTIGVALVAAGATSIVFAFFPNSLFIGLLNPILLVVGLTIAFLPMYYHFPDVDVSVREVLPGVVVAAVGWAALQSLFQVYVALSSSSESAGPIGAILLLLTWLYFGGLILLVGGVVNATRSGHIDIESEAAGDESLEGVPEDADRGPFVDSDEREREHLEERLVTLRRERDQLRNDHDAQQSRRYRLEDRVDELAEQIERLETENRELEDENERLRREIASQQGSSWRRRARGVLARLRTLNVFVVEDRRE; encoded by the coding sequence ATGGGTAGCAACGTCCGCGGCGCGCTCCCGTTCGCGAAGTCGGTCGTGACCGGGATTCAGGAGAAGAACGTGACGTTCATGGCTGCGAGCATCGCGTATCAGGCCTTCATTTCGCTGATTCCGCTTCTCGTGCTCGTCTTCTTCCTCGTCTCGTTCCTCGGGAACGAGGGGCTCGCCACGCAGGTGTCGGCGGCGACCGAAGGGTTCCTCCCCGAGAGCGGCCAGATCATCCTCGAGGACGGGATCGAGGGGTCGACCGGAAGCGTGGGAACGTCGGTCATCGGGCTCCTCGTCCTCCTGTGGGGGTCGCTGAAGATCTTCCGGGGGCTGGACACCGCGTTCTCCGAAATCTACGCGTCGACCGAGGAAAACTCGCTGGTCGACCAGTTGCGCGACGGGATCGTCGTCTTCGGAACCATCGGCGTCGCGCTCGTGGCGGCCGGGGCGACCAGTATCGTCTTCGCGTTCTTCCCGAACAGTCTCTTCATCGGCCTGTTGAACCCGATACTGCTCGTGGTCGGGTTGACGATTGCCTTCCTGCCGATGTACTACCACTTCCCCGACGTCGACGTCTCGGTCCGGGAGGTACTGCCGGGCGTCGTCGTCGCCGCCGTCGGCTGGGCCGCCCTTCAGTCGCTCTTTCAGGTATACGTCGCCCTCTCGAGTAGTTCCGAGTCGGCGGGGCCGATCGGCGCGATCCTCCTCCTGTTGACCTGGCTGTACTTCGGCGGGTTGATACTGCTCGTCGGCGGCGTCGTCAACGCTACCCGCTCGGGACACATCGATATCGAGTCCGAAGCGGCGGGGGACGAATCGCTCGAGGGGGTCCCCGAGGACGCGGACCGCGGCCCCTTCGTCGATTCCGACGAGCGTGAACGCGAGCACCTCGAGGAGCGACTCGTGACGCTCCGGCGGGAGCGCGATCAACTGCGAAACGACCACGACGCGCAACAGTCGCGGCGCTACCGGCTCGAGGATCGCGTCGATGAGCTCGCGGAACAGATCGAGCGACTCGAGACGGAAAACCGCGAGCTCGAGGACGAAAACGAGCGACTTCGCCGCGAAATCGCTTCACAGCAGGGATCGTCGTGGCGACGGCGGGCGCGCGGCGTGCTGGCGCGGCTTCGGACGCTGAACGTCTTCGTCGTCGAGGATCGGCGCGAGTGA
- a CDS encoding carbohydrate kinase family protein has product MPHDVLVAGETLIDCIPERPGPLEDVAGFERRPGGAPANVAVALSRLEEPPLFWTRVGEDPFGRYLERTLADRGLPDEFVDRDPDAKTSLAFVTHDETGDREFTFYRDGTADTRLEPGRIDDETLSECEWVHAGGVTLASGSSRAATMDLLERAAAADCTVSFDPNLRPELWPDTETFASVVRDALACVDVCVATVEELEALGFAGDTPTAIASAAVERGPIHTVLVTRGDEGAIAVADDDAPWGAATVDHPGFSVETVDTTGAGDAFVGGAISALRASRRLEGTVAFANAVAATATTAPGAMTALPTRDAVTSLLERE; this is encoded by the coding sequence ATGCCCCACGACGTACTCGTCGCCGGTGAAACGCTGATCGACTGCATTCCCGAGCGACCCGGGCCGCTCGAGGATGTGGCGGGCTTCGAGCGCCGTCCCGGCGGTGCGCCGGCGAACGTCGCCGTCGCGCTCTCGCGACTCGAGGAGCCGCCGCTGTTCTGGACCCGCGTCGGGGAGGACCCGTTCGGTCGGTACCTCGAGCGGACGCTCGCCGATCGCGGGCTTCCGGACGAGTTCGTCGACCGCGACCCCGATGCGAAGACCTCGCTCGCCTTTGTCACCCACGACGAGACCGGCGACCGCGAGTTCACGTTCTATCGCGACGGCACCGCCGACACCCGCCTTGAGCCCGGCCGAATCGACGACGAGACGCTGTCGGAGTGCGAGTGGGTTCACGCCGGCGGGGTGACGCTCGCGAGCGGGTCCTCGCGCGCGGCGACGATGGATTTGCTCGAGCGAGCAGCGGCCGCGGACTGTACGGTGTCCTTCGATCCGAACCTGCGACCCGAGCTGTGGCCGGACACGGAGACGTTCGCGAGCGTCGTTCGCGACGCGCTCGCGTGCGTAGACGTCTGTGTCGCGACGGTCGAGGAACTCGAAGCACTCGGGTTCGCGGGCGACACGCCGACGGCGATCGCGAGCGCAGCCGTCGAGCGCGGTCCGATCCATACCGTCCTCGTGACGCGAGGGGACGAGGGCGCCATCGCCGTTGCAGACGACGACGCGCCGTGGGGCGCGGCGACGGTCGATCATCCCGGATTTTCGGTCGAGACGGTCGATACGACCGGGGCCGGCGACGCCTTCGTCGGCGGCGCGATTTCCGCCCTGCGTGCCAGCCGACGGCTCGAGGGGACAGTTGCCTTCGCGAACGCAGTCGCCGCGACGGCGACCACCGCACCGGGGGCGATGACGGCGCTGCCGACTCGCGACGCGGTGACATCGTTGCTCGAGCGGGAGTAG
- a CDS encoding aldehyde dehydrogenase family protein codes for MATRVAQRRERIYVDGEWLETETALSVSDLAEGGTFAQVAAAGPEEARAALAAAHEIKPALRETTVVERAKWCESIAEALREREEELAEVIVREAGKPISSARGEVGQAAERFDRAAEEARNIVSKGEYREGSTEGHEGWQAIVKHEPIGAVLCITPYNYPLATTALQVAPALAAGNSVLLKPATKTPISAAILADVIADVDGIPDGAFNFVPGEASEIGDVLSGDDRVNAIAMTGSSGAGKHVASESGMVNLHMELGGNAPAVVFDDADITDVAENCVKGSFKYAGQRCSAVSRVLAQESVHDEVVDTIEGQMDTWNAGDLFDEDTAFGPLISEDQADWVEELVDDAVEKGAEIVRGGERRAPEGVPDELADQFFEPTLLANVPQDARIVDEEQFGPIAAVTTFEDEAEALEIANGSDLALDAAVFTADYKRAMRMAERIDAGAVRINGAPSHGMGDIPFGGNKDSGIGREGLDASIHAMMRKKSIIL; via the coding sequence ATGGCAACGAGAGTCGCACAACGGCGGGAGCGGATATACGTCGACGGCGAGTGGCTCGAGACCGAAACCGCGCTGTCGGTCTCTGATCTCGCCGAAGGCGGGACCTTCGCACAAGTAGCTGCCGCGGGGCCGGAGGAGGCTCGAGCCGCGCTGGCAGCTGCCCACGAGATCAAGCCGGCGCTCCGCGAGACGACCGTGGTCGAGCGCGCGAAGTGGTGTGAATCGATCGCCGAAGCGCTCCGCGAGCGCGAGGAAGAACTCGCGGAGGTCATCGTCCGCGAGGCGGGCAAACCGATCTCCTCGGCTCGCGGCGAGGTCGGGCAGGCGGCCGAGCGCTTCGACCGGGCGGCCGAGGAAGCGCGCAACATCGTCAGCAAGGGCGAGTACCGCGAGGGCTCGACCGAGGGCCACGAGGGCTGGCAGGCGATCGTCAAGCACGAACCGATCGGGGCCGTTCTCTGTATCACTCCCTACAATTACCCGCTCGCGACGACGGCCCTGCAGGTCGCACCCGCGCTCGCGGCCGGCAACAGCGTCCTGCTCAAGCCGGCGACCAAGACACCCATCTCGGCGGCGATCCTCGCCGACGTCATCGCCGACGTCGACGGGATTCCGGACGGCGCGTTCAACTTCGTTCCCGGCGAGGCGAGCGAGATCGGCGACGTCCTCTCCGGCGACGATCGCGTCAACGCGATCGCCATGACCGGCTCCTCGGGCGCTGGGAAGCACGTCGCCAGCGAAAGCGGCATGGTCAACCTGCACATGGAACTCGGCGGCAACGCGCCGGCGGTCGTCTTCGACGATGCCGACATCACCGACGTCGCGGAAAACTGCGTCAAAGGCTCGTTCAAGTACGCCGGCCAGCGCTGCTCGGCCGTCTCTCGCGTCCTCGCTCAGGAGTCGGTCCACGACGAGGTCGTCGACACGATCGAGGGCCAGATGGACACCTGGAACGCCGGTGACCTCTTCGACGAGGACACCGCCTTCGGCCCGCTCATCAGCGAAGATCAGGCCGACTGGGTCGAAGAACTCGTCGACGACGCCGTCGAGAAGGGCGCGGAGATCGTCCGCGGCGGAGAACGGCGCGCACCGGAGGGCGTCCCCGACGAACTCGCCGACCAGTTCTTCGAGCCGACGCTGCTCGCGAACGTCCCGCAGGACGCCCGCATCGTCGACGAAGAACAGTTCGGCCCCATCGCCGCCGTCACCACCTTCGAGGACGAGGCCGAGGCGCTCGAGATCGCGAACGGCTCCGACCTCGCGCTCGACGCGGCCGTCTTTACGGCCGACTACAAGCGTGCGATGCGGATGGCCGAACGCATCGACGCCGGTGCGGTCCGGATCAACGGCGCACCGAGCCACGGGATGGGCGACATTCCCTTCGGCGGGAACAAGGATTCGGGGATCGGTCGCGAAGGGCTCGACGCCTCGATCCACGCGATGATGCGCAAGAAGAGCATCATTCTGTAG
- the dpsA gene encoding DNA starvation/stationary phase protection protein DpsA — MSTQETVRQSADTVEENALRLEQDKAEQIVDALNTELANSYVLYHQLKKHHWVVEGAEFLPLHEFLEEAYEHVEEGADVIAERAQALGGVPVSGPSNQEERATVEFEGEDVYDVRTMFENDLEIYGDIIESMRDSIELAENLGDHATSEILREILVTLEEDGHHFEHYLEDDTLVLEDATH; from the coding sequence ATGAGCACCCAAGAAACCGTCCGCCAATCGGCCGACACCGTCGAGGAGAACGCGCTTCGCCTCGAGCAGGACAAAGCCGAGCAGATCGTCGATGCGCTGAACACGGAGCTTGCGAACTCGTACGTGCTCTACCACCAGCTGAAGAAACACCACTGGGTCGTCGAGGGCGCCGAGTTCCTGCCACTCCACGAGTTCCTCGAGGAGGCGTACGAACACGTCGAGGAGGGAGCAGACGTCATCGCCGAGCGCGCGCAGGCACTGGGCGGCGTCCCGGTGTCGGGACCGTCGAACCAGGAAGAACGCGCGACCGTCGAGTTCGAGGGCGAGGACGTCTACGACGTCCGCACGATGTTCGAAAACGACCTCGAGATCTACGGGGACATCATCGAGTCGATGCGCGACAGCATCGAACTCGCCGAAAACCTCGGCGATCACGCGACCTCCGAAATCCTGCGCGAGATCCTCGTGACGCTCGAGGAAGACGGGCACCACTTCGAGCACTACCTCGAGGACGACACGCTGGTGCTCGAGGACGCGACTCACTAA
- a CDS encoding macro domain-containing protein — MEYDVVQGDIAAESADALVNAAGTSLRMGSGVAGALRRGAGEEINEAAMAEGPVELGEVAVTDAYDLDAEYVIHAAAMPHYGDGEATAESISDATRNALERADDLGCRSLVIPALGCGVAGFDLATGAEIIGSELEAYEPETLEDVRFIAYSGDEYDEIRAATGETE, encoded by the coding sequence ATGGAGTACGACGTCGTTCAGGGCGACATCGCCGCAGAGTCGGCCGACGCGCTCGTCAACGCTGCCGGAACGAGCCTCCGGATGGGGTCCGGCGTCGCCGGTGCGCTCCGCCGGGGGGCGGGCGAAGAGATCAACGAAGCGGCGATGGCGGAGGGACCCGTCGAACTCGGCGAAGTCGCCGTCACCGACGCCTACGATCTGGACGCCGAGTACGTCATTCACGCGGCCGCGATGCCCCATTACGGCGACGGCGAAGCCACTGCCGAAAGCATCAGCGACGCGACCCGGAACGCCCTCGAGCGAGCCGACGACCTCGGCTGCCGGTCGCTCGTGATTCCGGCACTGGGGTGTGGCGTCGCCGGCTTCGATCTGGCGACCGGTGCCGAGATCATCGGGTCGGAACTCGAGGCGTACGAGCCGGAGACGCTCGAGGACGTCCGGTTCATCGCCTACAGCGGCGACGAGTACGACGAGATTCGGGCGGCGACCGGCGAAACCGAATAA
- the purM gene encoding phosphoribosylformylglycinamidine cyclo-ligase — MTDSDDEGSDAEPDGLTYADTGVDIDASEDATAALLEAFGSDLTTEYAGLLDIGDRYLALATDGVGTKLLVAEAIGDFSTIGIDCIAMNVNDLVAAGVEPVAFVDYLAIDEPDEGLTNQIGEGLAVGLEQADLTMLGGETAVMPEVVNGFDLAGTCAGLAGKDEIFDGEAQVGDALVGFPSNGIHSNGLTLAREAVTREHEYTDAFPPNPERTIGEELLRPTRIYTDLLEAMRDHEVHAAAHVTGGGWTNLLRMGDHEYVVDDPCPAQPVFEFVQTEGNVTDDEMHRTFNMGTGFVVALPDGRAEELAGKTDGQVIGHVADGNAVDIHGLSLS; from the coding sequence ATGACCGATAGCGACGACGAGGGAAGCGATGCGGAGCCGGATGGACTCACCTACGCCGACACCGGCGTCGATATCGACGCCAGCGAGGACGCGACGGCGGCGCTGCTCGAGGCCTTCGGCAGCGACCTGACGACCGAGTACGCCGGCCTGCTCGACATCGGCGACCGCTATCTCGCGCTGGCGACCGACGGCGTCGGGACGAAACTGCTCGTCGCCGAAGCGATCGGAGACTTCTCGACGATCGGAATCGACTGCATCGCGATGAACGTCAACGACCTCGTCGCGGCGGGCGTCGAGCCGGTCGCGTTCGTCGACTACCTCGCGATCGACGAGCCCGACGAGGGGCTGACGAATCAGATCGGCGAAGGGCTTGCAGTGGGCCTCGAGCAGGCCGATCTCACCATGCTCGGCGGCGAGACGGCAGTCATGCCCGAGGTCGTCAACGGCTTCGATCTCGCAGGGACGTGTGCCGGCCTCGCCGGGAAAGACGAAATTTTCGACGGTGAGGCGCAGGTCGGCGACGCGCTCGTCGGCTTCCCCTCCAACGGAATCCACTCGAACGGGCTGACCCTCGCCCGCGAGGCCGTCACCCGCGAGCACGAGTACACCGACGCGTTCCCGCCGAACCCGGAGCGAACGATCGGGGAGGAGTTACTGCGGCCCACGCGGATCTATACGGACCTGCTCGAGGCGATGCGCGACCACGAGGTCCACGCGGCGGCCCACGTTACCGGTGGCGGCTGGACGAACCTGCTGCGAATGGGCGACCACGAGTACGTCGTCGACGATCCGTGCCCGGCCCAGCCGGTCTTCGAGTTCGTCCAGACCGAAGGAAACGTGACCGACGACGAGATGCACCGAACGTTCAACATGGGAACCGGGTTCGTCGTCGCGCTCCCCGACGGCCGTGCCGAAGAACTGGCTGGAAAAACGGACGGGCAGGTTATCGGCCACGTCGCCGACGGTAACGCCGTCGATATTCACGGTCTTTCGCTGTCCTGA
- a CDS encoding metalloprotease — protein sequence MSYRTERKSDRNLTFSNTELRDLAIAWITLSVAFALLFAPVHRGGDVGTFVTMVGLSFVTVGVGFLLHEIAHKVVAIEHGQIAEFRADYQMLFLAIMGALVGFLFAAPGAVYHRGRVSQRENGLIALAGPVTNLLLALLFLPLMIAPGLLGEIGQMGIWINLFLAAFNMIPFGPLDGKSVLEWHKGIFALVFVPSVLLAGFVIFRVGLF from the coding sequence ATGAGCTATCGCACGGAACGCAAATCCGATCGGAACCTGACGTTCAGCAACACGGAACTGCGCGACCTCGCCATCGCGTGGATCACGCTCAGCGTCGCGTTCGCGTTGTTGTTCGCGCCGGTCCACCGCGGTGGAGACGTCGGCACGTTCGTCACGATGGTCGGGTTGAGTTTCGTGACCGTCGGCGTCGGCTTCCTCCTCCACGAGATCGCACACAAGGTGGTCGCGATCGAACACGGGCAGATCGCCGAGTTCCGAGCCGACTATCAGATGCTCTTCCTGGCGATCATGGGCGCGCTCGTCGGCTTCCTCTTCGCTGCACCGGGTGCCGTCTACCACCGCGGCAGGGTAAGCCAGCGCGAAAACGGGCTGATCGCGCTTGCGGGACCGGTCACGAACCTCCTGCTCGCCCTGCTCTTCCTCCCGTTGATGATCGCACCCGGCCTCCTCGGCGAGATCGGCCAGATGGGCATCTGGATCAACCTCTTCCTGGCCGCGTTCAACATGATTCCCTTCGGCCCGCTGGACGGGAAGTCCGTCCTCGAGTGGCACAAGGGGATCTTCGCGCTCGTCTTCGTTCCGAGCGTCCTGCTCGCGGGATTCGTGATCTTCCGCGTCGGGCTGTTCTGA